One genomic region from Xenopus laevis strain J_2021 chromosome 2L, Xenopus_laevis_v10.1, whole genome shotgun sequence encodes:
- the amelx.L gene encoding amelogenin X-linked L homeolog precursor: MRPWLMLTALIGVAFSVPLPPHPQHPGYVNFSYEILSPLKWYQSMMTHQYPNYGYEPVSGWLQNPIIPAPPMMPQQQQNAVPKLPPHHPLLIPQHPLVPVPVHHPVFPLIPQHTHQLKPTYLSNPDGQYPTNTQPDNQNGKPIFPLQPMPPLVEDRPQEPWQAAGNTKQEELD, translated from the exons ATGAGGCCATGGCTAATGCTAACAGCTCTCATTGGAGTAGCCTTTTCTGTTCCT CTTCCGCCTCACCCGCAGCATCCTGGGTATGTGAACTTCAGTTATGAG ATATTATCACCTTTGAAATGGTACCAATCTATGATGACACATCAG tatccaAATTACGGCTATGAACCTGTGTCTGGCTGGCTTCAGAACCCAATTATACCAGCGCCACCTATGATGCCTCAGCAACAACAGAATGCAGTTCCAAAACTGCCACCCCATCACCCATTGCTGATACCTCAACATCCACTTGTACCAGTGCCTGTTCATCATCCTGTATTTCCTCTGATACCCCAACATACACATCAGCTCAAACCCACATATCTGTCAAATCCTGATGGTCAGTATCCAACAAATACTCAGCCTGATAACCAAAATGGGAAGCCCATATTCCCATTACAACCAATGCCGCCACTTGTAGAAGATAGACCACAGGAACCATGGCAAGCAGCAGGAAATACCAAGCAAGAGGAACTG GATTAG